Part of the Flavobacterium alkalisoli genome is shown below.
AGTGATTTCGAATGAGCTACCTAAGTTAACGTTTAGTGTTGTTTCTGCAGTGTCTTCTGCTTGAGCGAATAGTGAGTTTGCTGTTAAAGCAACAATTGCAACAGATGCAACTTTGAAAAAATTAGTCATTAGTTGTTTAATTTTAGTGGGACAATTAAATCTAATTCTTAGGGGGCTAAGCACTTAGATTTTTTCTTTTTGTTAGTTTTAACGATGCAAAAGTATATTCAAATAATGACTAGGAGGTAGTCAAAAAAGTACTTTTTACTATCATTTTAAGAAAAAAATAACAATACGCTATTTTAATGTTAAATACGGGGTATTTAAGGCATTAAAATGGTATAAGTTATTAAAGTAGAATATGTTCCGGTAGGTTTGTTAAGATACTCACTGCCTCCCGATACATGGTATTCGATGTCGAATGACCTTTTTATGTCCCCACTAGTTGACTGTACTAATGTGTTGTCGGTAAGTGATAAAGCAGTAGGCGACATTGTTATGCTGCCTTGCGATTCACCCCCTATATTACCCTGCGTAGGTGTTAATGTAACGGTTCCTATATCAATAGTTGCGCCTTCACCAGAAAGATTTGAAGCGGCAGAAACCCTTATTTCATAATTACTGCTGCTCATTATTTCAATATGGTTTGCCTCTAATATTGACTTACCGTTAATATAATCGTTTGAAGTATTTAATGAAATGCCTACGTTACTCTGGCTTTCATTGATTTTAATACTTTGTATGTCGTTTAAATGAATATTAAGATTTGTACCTGCACTATTTTGTGCATTTGCTTCTGTAATGCAAAAAGAAGCCAAAAGTGCAAATAGTATTGTGTAAATCTTATTCATAAAGTCCCCCCTAAAATCAAACAATATCCAAATATATTGTTGAGCGGTATAACTCCTGTTACTAAAAGGGGAAAAAACGTTTAAAAGGTTTATTTACTCGATGAAATGCACTTTTAAAGTTCCGGCAGGAGAGTATTGTGCTGCTTGGAGTAGTCTCTGTACTCTTTAGGTGACATGCCTACACATTTAGAAAAGAAGCGTATAAAGTTGCTGGGTTCTTCAAAATTTAGTTCAAAAGCTATTTCTTTAATATTCATAGAACTGTGTAGCAAAAGTCTTTTTGCTTCAAGTATTGTTTGGTCAGTAATCAGTTTTTTAGGTGATATACCATATATACTTTTGGTTACTTCAGTAAGTTTTTTTGTAGAAGTGTTTAGTTCGTCAGTATAAAAACCAAGCTGTTTTTGTTTTTTGAATTTTTCTTTTACTAATTGCCTGAAGCTGTTTGCTAGTTCGTTATCCGGGTTTACATTTTGATTGTAACTCTCTAAATTATTTAAAAGTGATTCCCTTTGGCAATAAAGCAAAAGTCTTTCTACACTATTATGAGTAATTAAATAGGTGAGTTCATTATACGGTTCAATACATTGTTCTGAAAGCGATTTATAATGTTGTTCCAGTATAATTTGAGTTGGTAGATCCAGTTTGTATTTAAAAAGCTTTGCTGAATTGTCAAAAAACTTACAACTGTTAAGGAAGTTAATGTCAATGTCGTGTCGGCAATAGAAGCTTTCTTCAAACCTTAGTACCAAAACCTGAAAGGTAGAAGGTGTTTGAATTCTAAAAACCTGATTTATACCAATAAAAGCACATTCGCCTCTTTTAATGTCAATGCTGTTAGTGTCTATCTGTAAGTTTACTTCTCCTGATTTTACAAAGAACAATGTGTAAAAATCTCCTCGGCATGAATTATTTAGTACTTCCGATTTTTCGGGAGTGACATAAAAAGCAGCAAACCCGTAAGGATATAGGTTTTTGTCCAGAGTTATTTGTTTAATCATTTTTTAAATATAAGGTATGTTTTTTCAAAAATATAAAAAACATAATATTTTGAGGTAAAGAAATAATATTTTACGGATAATACGCATTTTTTAGGGTTGATTTGTTATTAAATGGTTAATATAGACGGGTGTTGTTGATGGATTTTCTTTTTTAAAATTATTATGCAGAGGCTATGTTTACAGTTGTTTTAAGTGTTATTTAAATAAATGTTTTGAAGCTTTTTAAATAATTAAAGGTTAACTAAACCCTAAAAAGGAATAATAACCACATAAACTGTATATATTTGTAAGCGCAAACTACCAAGAGAGACAAACAGAAGTTAAATGAACGATAAAACAACAATCCTGATAACCGGAGGTGCCGGATTTATTGGTTCCAATCTATGCGATTACTTTGTTGGTAAAGGTTATAAGGTGGTTTGTCTGGATAATTTCTCTACAGGTTTTAAAAAGAATATTGAACATCTTTTAGCTAATCCTTATTTTACCTTATTTGAAGGTGATATAAGAAGTTTCGAAGATTGTAAAAAAGCAGTTTCCGGAGTTCAATATGTATTACATCAGGCTGCATTAGGCTCGGTACCCAGGTCTATTAATGATCCTGTTACAACTAATGAGGTTAATGTAAGCGGATTTTTAAATATGCTAACAGCGTCACGTGATGCTAAAGTGAAAAGGTTTGTGTATGCTGCAAGTTCATCAACATATGGTGACTCTGAATCTCTCCCTAAAACAGAAGAAAAAATTGGTAAGCCGCTATCGCCTTATGCGGTAACAAAGTATGTTAATGAGTTGTATGCTGATGTTTTTAGTAAAACATACGGGCTTGAAACCATAGGTTTAAGGTATTTTAATGTTTTTGGAAGGCGCCAGGACCCGAATGGTGCTTATGCAGCAGTAATACCCAAATTTGTTATGCAGTTTATGAAGTATGAAAGTCCTGTGGTTAATGGAGATGGTAATTATTCCAGAGATTTTACATATATAGATAACGTTTTACAGATGAATGAGCTAGCTATGCTTGTTCAAAATCCCAAGGCTGTCAATACAGTTTATAATACAGCTTTTGGAGAGAGGACTACTTTAAATGAGTTAATAGGCTATTTAAAAGAGTTTTTGTCTGGTTATGATCAAGAGATTAAGAAGGTAGAGGTTGTTTATGGTCCAAACAGGACAGGTGATATACCTCATTCTTTAGCTAGTATAGATAAAGCAGTTGAGCTGTTGGGTTATTCTCCTGAATATTCTTTAAAGAATGGGTTAAGAGAAGCAGTAAAATGGTATAAGGATAATTTAAGATAAACGCACTTTAGTTATATGAGAATTGCTATAATAGGACTTGGTTATGTTGGATTGCCTTTGGCAAGATTATTTGCTACTAAGTATTCTGTAATAGGCTTTGATATTAATCAAAAGCGCGTTGAAGAATTAAATATTGCTAAAGATAGTACTCTTGAAGTGGATAAAGAGGAGTTAGAGTCTGTTTTAGTTGATAGTATACCCGATAGTTCCGGGTTGTATTGTACTACAAATATTGATGATATTGCCAATTGTAATTATTACATAATAACTGTTCCTACACCTATAGATAAAAATAATAGGCCAGACTTAAATCCTTTATATAAGTCCAGTGAAACAGTTGGTAAAGTTTTAAAAAAAGGAGATATTGTTATTTATGAGTCTACCGTTTATCCCGGAGTTACAGAAGAAGAATGTGTGCCGGTCCTGGAAAAAGTAAGCGGGTTAAAGTTTAATACAGATTTTTATACGGGCTATTCTCCCGAGAGAATAAACCCCGGAGATAAATTGCATACTGTTGATAAGATTCTTAAAGTTACT
Proteins encoded:
- a CDS encoding AraC family transcriptional regulator → MIKQITLDKNLYPYGFAAFYVTPEKSEVLNNSCRGDFYTLFFVKSGEVNLQIDTNSIDIKRGECAFIGINQVFRIQTPSTFQVLVLRFEESFYCRHDIDINFLNSCKFFDNSAKLFKYKLDLPTQIILEQHYKSLSEQCIEPYNELTYLITHNSVERLLLYCQRESLLNNLESYNQNVNPDNELANSFRQLVKEKFKKQKQLGFYTDELNTSTKKLTEVTKSIYGISPKKLITDQTILEAKRLLLHSSMNIKEIAFELNFEEPSNFIRFFSKCVGMSPKEYRDYSKQHNTLLPEL
- a CDS encoding SDR family oxidoreductase, coding for MNDKTTILITGGAGFIGSNLCDYFVGKGYKVVCLDNFSTGFKKNIEHLLANPYFTLFEGDIRSFEDCKKAVSGVQYVLHQAALGSVPRSINDPVTTNEVNVSGFLNMLTASRDAKVKRFVYAASSSTYGDSESLPKTEEKIGKPLSPYAVTKYVNELYADVFSKTYGLETIGLRYFNVFGRRQDPNGAYAAVIPKFVMQFMKYESPVVNGDGNYSRDFTYIDNVLQMNELAMLVQNPKAVNTVYNTAFGERTTLNELIGYLKEFLSGYDQEIKKVEVVYGPNRTGDIPHSLASIDKAVELLGYSPEYSLKNGLREAVKWYKDNLR